A window from Pseudomonas alloputida encodes these proteins:
- a CDS encoding fimbrial protein, whose product MKNINKTLFQALLATLAWPAANAMAMPVDQTRCEFEQLTSANLKVHVRDLNTLYVPRDARIGTTIGTPELFEATLDQNNLALLCRTYGERINFNFQAARGVHPPLPAVDGRFLDAPVLRTNIPGIGAIVELLHPFLGGTDQFIPDSRPPRVPFTAYYEQTLLGPATLATFRHRITLVKTGDLPPGEHQLDGVLVTGHLDWGGFGKVLEYTLRAMVIQTQCDASADVSANPVDLGEWSVNDFTGPGFTTPPAAFQVRLSNCQVDPDPGNETLATIELDGINGSRPIGPADENVFSLTDDSAARGIGIQMLYNGVSMPLNKEIDLVPLTSDNVPLNFQARFFQTEPNSSLRTGLAKGALNFTIRYR is encoded by the coding sequence ATGAAAAACATCAACAAGACCCTTTTCCAGGCGCTGCTCGCCACTCTGGCATGGCCGGCTGCAAACGCCATGGCCATGCCGGTAGACCAGACCCGCTGCGAGTTCGAACAGCTGACCAGCGCAAACCTCAAGGTCCATGTCCGCGACCTGAACACCCTTTATGTGCCACGCGATGCGCGGATCGGCACAACGATCGGCACCCCAGAGCTGTTCGAAGCCACTCTCGACCAGAACAACCTTGCCCTCCTGTGCCGGACCTACGGCGAGCGGATAAATTTCAACTTCCAGGCCGCCCGCGGGGTACATCCTCCCCTGCCTGCGGTTGATGGGCGCTTCCTCGACGCACCCGTCCTCAGGACCAACATTCCAGGCATCGGAGCGATCGTAGAGTTGCTGCACCCCTTCCTCGGTGGCACCGACCAGTTCATTCCCGACAGCAGGCCACCCAGAGTGCCGTTCACGGCCTATTACGAGCAGACCCTTTTGGGCCCGGCCACGCTAGCCACGTTCAGGCACAGGATCACGCTGGTCAAGACCGGCGATCTGCCGCCCGGCGAGCATCAGCTGGATGGCGTACTGGTGACCGGCCATCTGGACTGGGGAGGCTTTGGCAAAGTTCTGGAATACACCCTCAGGGCAATGGTCATCCAGACCCAGTGCGATGCTTCAGCAGACGTCAGTGCCAACCCGGTGGACCTCGGCGAATGGAGCGTCAACGACTTCACCGGCCCAGGCTTCACCACGCCTCCTGCAGCATTCCAGGTCCGCTTGAGCAACTGCCAGGTGGACCCTGACCCGGGTAACGAAACGCTCGCTACCATCGAACTCGATGGCATCAATGGTTCTCGACCGATTGGCCCTGCAGATGAAAATGTGTTCAGCCTGACCGACGACTCCGCAGCCCGTGGCATAGGTATTCAGATGCTGTACAACGGGGTATCGATGCCCCTGAACAAAGAGATCGACCTGGTACCCCTGACGAGCGATAACGTGCCTTTGAATTTTCAGGCCCGCTTCTTCCAGACAGAACCCAACAGCAGCCTGCGCACGGGCTTGGCCAAGGGTGCCTTGAACTTCACCATTCGCTACCGCTGA
- a CDS encoding fimbria/pilus outer membrane usher protein yields the protein MVLPPLRWRTMRRQRSALLCLLGSSTLLSAPYSQADSGFQSGFLRQVPGQPQAASAWSLSMLTSDQGLAPGRYRVEVQVNLEPAGQHELDFQPGPDGELQPCLPARLLGEWGMRLDALANPEDQASACLDLLTVVPGAQIVFTPTELHLAISIPQISMRRNTANQVDPSRWDSGINAAFINYQASTLNGRNRSSGRYTSNDLYLNSGINLGEWRLRSTQSWRQGSQGKTEWTRAQTYAQRDIPGTLANLTIGETFTDREVFRSVPISGVRVASDMGMLADNQRGYAPIIRGVAQSRAKVEIWQHGYPIYSTYVSAGPYAIDDLSTAGSGELEVVVTEADGQVRRFIQPYSTMSNLLRPGVWRYSATVGRYNPSSDLETPLLWQGTLAVGSYWDTTVYGGLMASEFYRAGNLGFSKDLGHLGAVAFDVTQASSAIDNAHEREVQGSSYALKYAKAFTTQTNLRFAGYRYSTQGYRDFDEVVRQRSQDTTFSGSRRSRLEASVHQSLGRTSSLTLTLSQQDYWRSNATQRQYQFNFNTQHRGVGYNLFASQSLTDRYGNDRQFGLSVTVPLHFGHRANATFDLQHNANGYSQRATLSGSDSARALSYSTSLSRDEHARKTAALSLGHQAPYASVSAGYTEADNYRSLSLNASGAVLLHADGLEFGRYLGDTAALIEVPGVANVGLQNATGTRTNSRGYALLPYLQPYRTNSVVLETDRLDPDVEIDNGIAQVVPRQGAVVKHRFEARRVSRLVLTLHDTQGQPLPFGAQVLAENGTQLGMVGQAGLVMLTNPSQEQPLQVSWGEQPNAGCQVHLDELDAPVVDGYRQQTLTCI from the coding sequence ATGGTCCTCCCCCCACTACGCTGGCGCACTATGCGCCGCCAGCGCAGCGCATTGCTGTGCCTGCTGGGTAGCTCCACCTTGCTCTCAGCGCCCTACTCCCAGGCAGACTCCGGGTTCCAGAGCGGCTTCCTGCGCCAAGTGCCTGGCCAACCGCAAGCAGCGAGTGCCTGGTCGCTGAGCATGTTGACCAGCGATCAGGGGCTCGCGCCTGGCCGCTACCGGGTAGAGGTACAGGTCAATCTTGAACCTGCCGGCCAGCATGAGCTGGATTTCCAGCCAGGCCCGGACGGTGAGCTGCAGCCATGCCTGCCAGCCAGGCTGCTTGGCGAATGGGGAATGCGCCTGGACGCACTGGCCAATCCAGAGGATCAGGCGAGTGCCTGCCTGGACTTGCTGACTGTCGTTCCTGGTGCACAAATCGTCTTCACCCCTACGGAGCTGCACCTGGCCATCTCGATTCCGCAGATCTCCATGCGCCGGAACACCGCTAACCAGGTCGACCCTTCCCGCTGGGACAGTGGTATCAATGCCGCTTTCATCAACTATCAGGCCTCCACCCTGAACGGCCGCAACCGCTCCTCTGGCCGTTACACCAGCAACGACCTGTACCTGAACAGTGGTATCAACCTGGGCGAATGGCGCCTGCGCAGTACCCAGTCCTGGCGCCAGGGCAGCCAGGGCAAGACTGAATGGACCCGGGCACAGACCTACGCACAGCGCGATATACCGGGTACCCTCGCCAATCTGACGATTGGCGAAACCTTCACGGACAGGGAGGTGTTCCGTTCGGTGCCGATATCAGGCGTGCGCGTGGCCTCGGACATGGGCATGCTGGCCGACAACCAGCGCGGTTATGCCCCGATCATTCGCGGCGTGGCCCAGAGCCGGGCGAAAGTCGAGATCTGGCAGCATGGTTATCCGATCTACTCGACGTACGTCAGCGCCGGCCCCTACGCCATCGACGACCTGAGTACCGCAGGCAGCGGCGAGCTGGAAGTCGTCGTGACCGAGGCCGATGGCCAGGTCCGCCGCTTCATCCAGCCGTACTCGACCATGAGCAATCTGCTGCGCCCAGGCGTATGGCGTTACAGTGCCACGGTCGGGCGCTACAACCCCTCCAGCGACCTCGAGACCCCGCTGCTCTGGCAAGGCACGCTGGCCGTAGGCTCCTACTGGGACACCACGGTTTACGGCGGCTTGATGGCCAGCGAATTCTACCGCGCGGGCAACCTGGGGTTTAGCAAGGACCTGGGCCACTTGGGCGCAGTGGCCTTCGATGTAACGCAGGCGTCCAGCGCAATCGACAATGCCCATGAGCGCGAGGTGCAGGGTTCCAGTTACGCCCTGAAGTATGCCAAGGCCTTCACCACTCAAACCAACCTGCGCTTTGCCGGATATCGCTATTCGACCCAAGGCTACCGTGACTTCGATGAAGTGGTGCGCCAGCGCAGCCAGGACACTACGTTCAGCGGCAGTCGCCGCAGCCGCCTGGAGGCCTCGGTCCACCAGAGCCTGGGCAGGACCAGCTCGCTGACCCTGACGCTGTCGCAACAGGACTACTGGCGCAGCAATGCCACCCAACGGCAATACCAGTTCAACTTCAATACCCAGCATCGGGGTGTAGGCTACAACCTGTTCGCCTCACAATCGTTGACCGACCGTTACGGCAATGATCGTCAGTTTGGCCTGAGCGTGACGGTACCCTTGCATTTCGGTCACCGCGCCAATGCGACCTTCGACCTGCAGCACAACGCCAACGGCTACAGCCAGCGTGCCACGCTCAGCGGCAGCGACAGCGCGCGCGCGCTGAGCTACAGCACCAGCCTGAGCCGTGACGAACACGCCCGCAAGACAGCGGCACTGTCGCTCGGCCATCAGGCCCCCTATGCCAGCGTGAGTGCTGGCTATACCGAAGCCGACAACTACCGCAGCCTGTCATTGAATGCCAGTGGTGCGGTGCTGCTGCATGCTGACGGGCTGGAGTTCGGCCGATACCTGGGAGATACCGCGGCCTTGATCGAAGTCCCTGGCGTGGCCAATGTGGGCCTGCAAAACGCAACGGGTACGCGCACCAATTCACGCGGTTATGCACTTTTGCCCTACCTGCAACCGTACCGGACCAATTCGGTGGTCCTGGAAACCGACCGTCTCGATCCTGATGTGGAAATCGACAACGGCATCGCCCAGGTAGTGCCTCGCCAGGGTGCAGTGGTCAAGCACCGCTTCGAGGCACGCCGCGTTTCACGCCTTGTACTGACCCTGCACGATACCCAGGGTCAACCGCTGCCCTTTGGGGCCCAGGTGCTGGCCGAGAACGGTACCCAACTGGGCATGGTCGGGCAGGCGGGCCTGGTAATGCTCACCAACCCCAGCCAGGAGCAACCGCTGCAGGTGAGTTGGGGCGAACAGCCCAACGCCGGCTGCCAGGTGCATCTCGATGAACTGGACGCTCCCGTCGTCGACGGCTATCGCCAGCAAACCCTGACCTGTATCTAG